The genomic stretch GATTTTCGTCTTGCACAGTAATAttaagtctcatatttataatttatttcttttgtcgaAATTAAAGATATAAGTGATGGATGTCACGCAAGgactattataaaaaaaaaataatttacaaataaggaaaaatggGGTCTGAAATTGCAGTTTATGGTTGGTCTAGGAAAAACGTTAGCAGCAAATTACAAATCCAAGTTGCTCCGGTTGAGTTGTCCAGTAATCAGATTCGTATCATTAGAGCCGCTAACGGAAACTCTGCCATCGATTCAGCCCCCCAACGAAACGATCCACAATTTCATCATTGGATTCGACCAATTTTACGAATCCAAAACTGAAAATCTGGGAATCCTACAGTTCAGTCTCGATTTCTTGTGTTTCTTCAACCCCAATTGATTCACCGGCGACGAACGTGACGTCGATCTGCGATAAGATCTGCTGAAAATGAGATGGAGAAGCCTCTGCCATTGAAGCCACTGTCCCCCCAAGAATGGGAGGTTCTGATCGACGACGTCCACTACGGCGGCGGCCGTCGGGCGCGCTGGACGTCCTCCAGCTACGCCGGCCTCCCGCTCGTCGAGCTCGCTCTGATCACAATCCTCCGAAGGGACTTCCCTCAAAACCCTAAGCTTCACATCATGGTTTTCCTCGAATTCTGCTTGTTCGACTTCGAGGCTTCCCCATCGGAGTTCGATGAGGTTCTCGCTCGGCTCCTCGaaaccctaaaaaccctaattcaATCCCCAATGGATGGGGTTTCCATCACCGCCTCTCTTAAAGAGCAAATGATGGTCTCCACATCGTCCATTCTCATTTCCCTGAAAATTGATCCCGAATTGTCCAAGTTTAGTTACATAGCGCAGCTTCAGGGCTTAACCGAGTTGCTGTTGACGGTTGTGAACCGGCCCAACCACGGGCCGGACCGGCAAACTCGAGCAGTGGCGTGCGAGTGCCTGCGGGAGCTTGAGAGGGCTTTCCCTTGCTTACTTTCTGAAATCGCCGGTCTCTTGTGGGGTTTGTGCCATAGCGAGCGGACTCACGCTGCCCAGAGCTATGTTTTATTGCTGGCAGGTGTGATTCATAGCATTGTGATGTGGAAACTCAATATATCGATCGTTAATTCGTCGGCCCCTTTGGTTCCATTCAATGTGCCGCAGTTCTTGATGAATGCTAGTGGTTTGAATAACAAGGGGATTTCGGATTCTGGGTATAGAGAGCTTAGGAGGGCCATGTCTTTCTTGCTGGAGTGTCCTCAGTTGTTGACTTCATGCGGGATGGTGGAGTTCATGTCAATGGTTCTGCCGGTGTCGGTGGTACTGGAGTTGCAGGGGTCGCTTTTGAAGGTGCAGTTCTCTGGTCTGCTTTATACCTACGACCCTTTGCTGTGCCATGCTTTTCTAATGATGTATATGCGTTTTTTTGATGCATTCAGCGGGCAAGAGGGTGAAATTGCCCGTCGCCTTGTGTTTATCTCAAGAGAAGCGCATCATTATTTGGTTTTCCGGATGTTAGCCCTTCACTGGTTACTGGGTTTTGTTGGGTTGTTATCAAATGGAGATGTGGGGAAAAAGAAGGCTTTTCTTGGTTTGACTCCCAGCTTTTACCCCTTGATATTTGATCCTCTTGCTCTGAAAGCTTTGAAGCTTGACTTGCTTGCTTATTGCTCAAATTTGCTTAGTAGTTCTATAGATGCAAGTCCGGAAGGTGTTCCTAGTCAGGGTGCAGGCTCAGGATTATCAATGGAGAAGCTATTTCAAAATGGTCTTGTTTCTGTATCAGCATTCAAATGGTTACCACCTTGGAGCACTGAAACTGCAGTAGCGTTTCGAGCCTTTCACAAGTTTTTGATAGGTGCGTCATCTCATTCTGATATTGATCCTTCTTCAACAAGAGTCCTAATGAAGTCAACCATCTTCCGCACTTTACAGGTACATACAGTTGTCTTTCTTTTAGTCATTCTCTCTCCTTTATTTTATGAAGATGTTGGAATGGGCTCCATGTAGGCCTTCAAATTAGCTATTTGATGTTGGACCAGCATCCAAGAACATCCCCTACAAGCCctggtataagatttgattatGGACTAAAATAGAATGAATTTTATGCATGTAAGTTTGATCATAGTTACACGGAATGTGGTACGTTCTGATTCGTGGTATGAATTCAGGTATGACATACACTACTTGGTTAGGTACGCATTCGTGGGGGGTAGGATTAGTTGGTACGTCAGTTTGGTTCGTTGTTCGCTTTGAATGATGTACGGGCATGcttattaaaattcaaaggaaaaattttgttatattcataAGATATTGCTATGAAAATAAGGTTCAACTTAACAAAAAGCAAGTCTACAATAACATAAAAACCATAACAATAGGACTAGAAagaggtaagaaaaaaaaaaagagctgaATGCTAACATAACAAATCTAAAGCTAACAGTCATCTCAAAGCTTTATGATAAGGTGAACTTCTGTCATCTCCCAATGATTTCTGAGTTTAGACCTTTGAATTTGGGCTATCAAgtcactttaaaattttatatttgggaTCGCTATTTTTGGCAATTCAGGTTGTGTCCCTCTTCGTTCCAATATGCGTTTGTACCCCGATTAGATATGCACGACCAGAAACACAGTTGCCACGAATTGTGTAGCTATGGTTTTGATAGCTGGAAGGTGTCAAAGTATTGAGTTTTTCATTTCTATAGCGTGAGCAAACTCAGACATTTTAGTTTACACtttctctttttattcttttcaggGCTAGGATAGTTAAGACTGGAAACTACAGTCAAAGGTTGTCTTCTGGGTTTCAGACCAGGGTAAGAGAAAGAATGGTTCTCCCTTCAATGAAAATCTCGTAAAACTTGGAAATTTTCCTAATTACATCAAAAGAAAACCTTATAGACTCTTGGAGAGCCCTTATAATGGCTTCAAGAGATTTGCAACGTTGGTCAAGGTATCATTTGTTGCATTGAGGGCCCCTTGTATCTCCTTGTACTCTACGTACTAGACTTGGTTAATTCACCTCCAAAAGCTAGTTGTTGAGGTGAGGGTGctcaagaggttataaaccccacaccaagAGCCCATATTTCCCGATGTGGGATAAGTCTCATACATTACAATGGACCATAACATACTACCACGCTCCGCAGCCCGGCTCCCACGATGGCAAACTGTGCACTAGCCCAACTAGTCTCGGACGAACACTGCATTGTCGACATCACCTTCGTCGCCGCTCGATTGCATTGGGAGCGatggggtcggctctgataccactattatgctcttggtgtggggtttataacctcttgggcaccctcTCCTCAACAACTAGCTTTTAGGGGTGAGTTCTACCCAAATGGTtgtaacaattggtatcagagccagctTTCCGGCCATTTGTGCGCCACTGATAACTGCCCACTTTGATCGAAAATTCTGAGCCCAATTGATGAAGCAAATCAGTGACCTTCGAGGGTTGCCCACCCTAATCGGAAGCTCCGACCCATACTGGTGAAGCGAACCGTTGGCCTTCGAGAGTTGTCCACCTTGATCAGAAGAAGATTCTAACCATTATGGAGAGTTGACCCAGAGCAACAAATTCCAAGGTCCTCGGCTGTGAGTTAGGCGGTCTACAGACGACCTTCAGGCGCTCTTCACAGTGGTCAGTCAAATGTTTTGGCAACATCGGAGATGGCAGAAGGTGCATGAATGAGGCAAGCACTAattatagaaaaagaaaattggatgAAACGATTGGAAACTAGGATGAACAATCTAGTAATCGATTTCGAATAGCTCTAAGTGGAGGCGAGTTGCTATCAAGCAGAATGCGCTGTAACAAGAAAAGCAATCACGGAAGAATGCATTGcgacaagaaaagaaatcaaggaAGCACGCATAACCTCAAACACAAGTTGGACGACTTACTGATTTCGTTTTCACAGAAGTTTCAGGGTAGTATTCCAGCCAAATGTTTTTCTAAGGTATATTTTGCTTCCTTAATTTAGACTGAAGATTAGAGTTGTAACGAAAAGCATGGGCTACTAAAGGAAATGAGGAACCTGAATTGGAGTAGACAATTCGGGATGGCAAAGAAGAAAAGGTAGTTACCGGAGATGTTATTGAGGCTCCTGCGGGGGAGAAGTCTATTGCAGTGAACTTAGCTATCAATAAACTAGAAGAAGAGCAAATAAAGCAAGATGTGCCTATTGACAGATTGTTCAGCTATCAACCTATTAATGATGAATTATTTGATGGACCAACAAAGGAAGCGAAGCCCATTGAACTACCCTTGGTGCTGGTCCTAGCAGAGGAAGAGCAAAAGAATAGGAACGTAAAACAAAGGAGGAAAAATCctagaaggaggaagaaagaagagtaaAACTTATAGAGAAAgctggaattggatgaataacAATGACTCAATGGTAATAAGTTCTGTGGGgataagaaacatttcaaggggggCAAGTTTGTCACATTCCAAgggtatttttagttttctgttttttaatttctatttctgtTAGGGTTGTTTGTCTTATAGCTAGAgattgttaggatatttttcctttttgtcttgtagcttaggtgATTAGAGAGCTTTGTCTGGTAGCTAAAGTGAGGCTATATACATATTGTCTCAGCTGTGGGAAGAAGGCATGAATGAGAATGAATTGAATATTCTGTTTCTCTCctaatatttctctctctcaattatcttcttcctcatcttcttgttgttgtttcaCTCCCTTCCATTTGATCTCTCccccaaattcttctcttaatCTTCCCAAGTCCCTTTTCATACTCAACCCTAAGGGTGTGACAATGGGTATCAGAGTCGGCCTCATATCTCCCAGTTGAAATCACGTGGGGACGGAGGTGACACTGGCATTGCAATGTTCGTTTTGGACTAGCTGTGACTAGTGCACAACTTGTTGTCAGGGCATTGAACTGCAGagcgtggtggtatgttatggtccaTTACAAGGTATGAGATTTGTCCCACATCGGAAATTTAGGTTtttggtgtggggtttataacctcttggacACCCTCCCCTTGATAGCttgcttttgagggtgagttcaaCCCAAGGGTTGTAATAGTTTTGTCTTAGACCTCCTTAACTTGGCTTGAAGATTACAGtcttaattcaaattaaaaaaagtaagtaGCTTTCGAGAAATTAACTAAAAGAAATTACAGCTACAAGTAGCATTACACCTTGTGGTGTATCGCTGTTGAGGATCGTTATATAGTTTGGAGATTATTTTGTTTACATTTGTCCATGACTATTGCCAGCCCCATGTAGTGGGATTAAAATCTTgatatgtttttgttgttgttgtcgttCATTTCCATGTTGGTAATGGCTCAGTGTTGAAACTTGGCTAGGCACTGGTGTGCCCATAGCTCTTTGTGGATGTTGCTGGGTTTTTTTGTTCCATTGATAAGGAGGTAGCTGTGAGTGATACTGTCTCCTTTCTTTGCATTGTGCTATGTGATATTTTATGCTGGTGGAGCTGTAAAAACAATGAGACTAATTAattgtttctgttttttatgGCATGCTTTATGATCTTTGACTAGGGGAGGACAGACAGTATGGTGCCCATCatgagaaggggggggggggggggggggggggggggcattttctttttgttcaatCTATAATGTCTTTTTGCAATAGAGGAGTTAAGTCTTTCCTTGAAAAACTGAGTGGAGATTGGGAGCTCCTCCTGAAGTTGTCTTCTTTTTCTAGTCATCCTCCCTTGGTCCTTTTGTTTTCAATAATCTTAAAAGGTAGGCATTGGTCATCTTGGATTGAGGTCATACATGCAAGAGTATTAGTGAGTTGGGTGAAGTATCTTCTTACTCACTACATTCTGACTTGGGAGGTGCAGTCCGTAGCCTACTTGATTTTGGGATTTGTGTTGGATATTTTGTTCTCCTGGGTTTGAAGCCATGCTAGTACCCAAAGTAGTGGCCAGGCAGCTTTTCCACTTTTGTCATGAGGTATGGGCTGAAAGGGACGGTAGGACTTTTGATGTATATTTTGTATCTTGACTCATAGGTATATTCTTTGCACTTCCTGTACATTACTTCTTGTGCTGTTTGACCATTTAGGTTTATCCCAAACCTTGAAATGGTCGTCCAGAAAACTAAACCACAATCCTCCATCATTCCTGCAGCCTATTGTTAAATATTATGGCACAGTTATCAATTTCTGTTTGTTTCTCACAGTCCCAGAGAGACATTGCAGGATACCAAATTCTGCCATTTGTttctcattttatatatataatttttttcaagtaTCTGTAGCaaattttgtttgtaatatttcttttataagGTGGGAATGACCTTGGCCTCTCATAcatgtttacttttttttaagcCATGGGACTTGGTCTGTTCTTTGCTTTGCTTTTTACCCCCTGGCCAGGAATGTTTCCTGTAGACTGTCTATCTGAAATcagcttttatatatatatatatatatatatattgcctacTTTTCACAGAGAATGCTTGTGGAGCTGACATTGGAGTTCAAGGGGCTGGTTCCAGTTGTTATTGCTTTCATGGATCGCTTGTTTGCCTGTCATAAGCATTGCTGGTTGGGAGAGCACTTGCTTCAGGCCCTTGATGAGCATTTACTTCCAAAGATCAAGATAGATTACAAGTTGTCATCTTACTTTCCGATTTTTGATAGAATTGCCAAGAATGATGCAATTCCAACTACTAAACTGCTAGAGCTGCTCATCCGCTTCATGATTTTCCTTGTTGAAAAGCATGGCCCAAACACGGGATTGAAATCTTGGTCTCAGGGAAGCAAAGTTCTTGGAATATGTCAGACAATGCTGATGCACCACCATAGCTCTAGATTGTTC from Diospyros lotus cultivar Yz01 chromosome 9, ASM1463336v1, whole genome shotgun sequence encodes the following:
- the LOC127809898 gene encoding uncharacterized protein LOC127809898, whose translation is MEKPLPLKPLSPQEWEVLIDDVHYGGGRRARWTSSSYAGLPLVELALITILRRDFPQNPKLHIMVFLEFCLFDFEASPSEFDEVLARLLETLKTLIQSPMDGVSITASLKEQMMVSTSSILISLKIDPELSKFSYIAQLQGLTELLLTVVNRPNHGPDRQTRAVACECLRELERAFPCLLSEIAGLLWGLCHSERTHAAQSYVLLLAGVIHSIVMWKLNISIVNSSAPLVPFNVPQFLMNASGLNNKGISDSGYRELRRAMSFLLECPQLLTSCGMVEFMSMVLPVSVVLELQGSLLKVQFSGLLYTYDPLLCHAFLMMYMRFFDAFSGQEGEIARRLVFISREAHHYLVFRMLALHWLLGFVGLLSNGDVGKKKAFLGLTPSFYPLIFDPLALKALKLDLLAYCSNLLSSSIDASPEGVPSQGAGSGLSMEKLFQNGLVSVSAFKWLPPWSTETAVAFRAFHKFLIGASSHSDIDPSSTRVLMKSTIFRTLQRMLVELTLEFKGLVPVVIAFMDRLFACHKHCWLGEHLLQALDEHLLPKIKIDYKLSSYFPIFDRIAKNDAIPTTKLLELLIRFMIFLVEKHGPNTGLKSWSQGSKVLGICQTMLMHHHSSRLFLGLSRLLAFTCLYFPDLEVRDDARIYLRMLVAIPGKKLRHILNSTDQLPGIAPSHQSSSYFNVQSPQTLHDLKKSQTISSYIHLERVIPLLVKQSWSLSLSILGIPAHKPAYPEGIKDSEPSVGQREVDGGCNDQTLPEVERIYRPLEPLRVIDSKISEIIEMLRRHFSNVPDYRHMPGLKIRIPCSLRFKSEPFNRVWTVDLPTEGLDGIDVLPAIYAAVLAFSSSAPYGSIPSNHIPFLLGEPPEKDCSLAPSDSLDMVPIEDDCREDESFKAPVTIELEPREPVPGLVNVSFEANTENGQVINGQLQSVAVSIEDMFLRAILPSDISEDARPGYYLDLFNALWEACGSSTNTGHEAFPLKGGKGVAAVSGTRSVKLLEVPVTSLILAVEQYLAPFVVGVFGEPLVNIVKSRGIIWDVIWKDASSDSDLNDAISNTNLDKGPLYLKYKEDEGERKSQVHISRKNMGQFLILIFLPPMYHLLLQMEVSDVSTLARIRTDHWPSLAYIDDYLEALFFG